The following nucleotide sequence is from Streptomyces brevispora.
CCGATCCCCCGCACCGCCCACCGCATCGACCTGGCGGTCGCCGAGAACCTGCCCGACCTGCGGACCGTGCTCGGCCTGATCGCCGAGGAAGTGATCGTCGAGGGCGTGGTCCGGGCCGAGGACGTACCCACCCGGCACCCGCGGCTCGACGAATGGCTGCACGGCCGGTTCCCGGACGCCGAGTTCACCACCCGCCCGCACGCCGAGGTCCTCGGTGAGCTGGCCCACCGGGCGAAGGTCGTCGTCCGCACCGGGGCCTTCGAGCCCTGGGGCAACATCGGCCTCTTCTGCGGCGTCGACGCCCCCCGGTGGTTCGGCGGAGAGGGCGTCGTGGTCCCCGAGGAATACGCCTCCCGGATCTGACCCGTCCGGTGTCGGGCCACATCCACCGTTCCATCCCACTGGTTCATCACAGGAGACAGCTCCATGTCCGAAACCGTTACGACAGCCGCCGACCAACTGCAGCTCACTCCGGCCGAGTTGGCGCCCTACATCCAGCACACCCGCATCGACCCCGACGCGACCCGTGACGACATGGTCGCGCACGCCCAGGAAGCGATCACCTACGGCTTCAACGCCGCGATGGTCCCGGCCTCCTGGCTGCCCGTCGTCGTCTCCGAGCTGAGCGGCACCGGCATCGGTGTGGCCTCGGCGCTGGACTTCCCCACCGTCGGCGTCATGACCAGCGCGGGCAAGGCCGCCGAGGCCGCGGAGATAGCCCGGCTCGGCGCGACCCAGCTCGACATCGGCGTGCAGCTCGGCTGGCTCAAGAGCGGTAGGTTCGACGACTTCCGCGAGGACATCGCGGGCGTCGTCCGCGCCTCCGGTCTGCCCGTCAAGGTCATGCTGGAACTGCCGTTGCTCACCGATGCGGAGAAGGAGGCCGCCATCGAACTGGCGATGGAGGCCGGTGTGTCCTTCCTGAAGAACGCGAGCAGCGGGCAGATCGAGACGGCGAATCCGACGAGTGTTCGCTACCTTGTTGACCGTGCACGGGACGGTGTCCAGGTGAAGGCCTCCGGGTCGATCAAGACGTACCGGCAGTCCCTGGAACTCCTGCGCGCCGGTGCCGTACTGCTCGGCACCAGCGCCGGGACAGCGATCGTGACCGACACCAGCGACGATTCCACCGTCAGTTACTGATCGTCCGCCGCCGTGCCCCGGGCCACCACGGCCGGGGCACGGCGCATCCAATTCCGGAGAGGAGACGTGTCACCCGTGACGGCCGACGAAGGAGGGCTCCCGGACATCCGACGGGACGTCCCTACGGCGATCCACGTCCAGATCTCGGAGCACATCCGACTGCGCATCGCGGGCGGTGAGTGGCCGGCGCACTACCGGCTGAAAAGTGAGCCCGAACTGGCCCTGGAGTTCGGGGTCAGCCGCGGCACCCTGCGCCGGGCGCTGGCGACCCTGATCAAGGAGGGGCTGCTGCGGCAGGTACGGGGACGCGGCACGTACGTCACCTCGACCGTGATCGAACCGGCCATCGCCCAGAAGCTGAGCACGCTGTCAGAGGACTTCGCCAGCCAGGGCGTGGTCACCTCGACCGTGGTGCGGGAGTGTTCACTGATCTCCCCGCCCCGTCCCGTCGCCGCGCTGCTCGACCTGAACCCCGGCGAACGGCAGGTGCTGCGCCTGGTCCGGGTACGCAGCACCACCGAGGGGCCGGTCGCCCTGCTGTTCAACTTCGTGCGCACCGACCTCGCTCCGGGCATCGAGAAGACGGACTTCACCTCCGCCAGCCTCTTCGGGACGCTGGAGGGCAGTCACGGTCTGAAGATCGCGACGGCTCGCCGTACCTTCAGCGCGGAGGCCGCCTCGCCCGAGACTGCGGAAGCTCTCGCCCTGGAGCCGGGCAGCCCGGTGCAGTACCTCCAGCAGGTCACCTATCTCGCCGACGGGCGCCCGGTGGAGTACTCCGACGTGTGGATCCACAGTGGCCGGCTGCGGGTCACGTCGTTGCTGCTGCGCAGATGAACCCGGTGAGGGACCGGGCGGGCCGGCGGGTGTTCACGCGTGGGTGCGAGGTGCGGCGACGAAGCCCGTCGGAGCTCTTTTCCCGTCCCGCCGGAGCTCCTTTCCCGTCCCGCCGGAGCTCCTTTCCCGTCCCGCCGGAGATCGTTCCCCACCGCTGCGCGAACGCTCGAACCCGGGCGGTCGACGCACCGGACGGCCGCGGGACCGGCCGCGCCTCCGGCCCCTCCCTGGTGGCCGGAGGCGCGGTGCTCGACCACGATGGCGGCAAGAGCACGCGAGGCCTCCGACACGTGGGACGGTTCCGATGGATGTTCCGACGGACGCGGAGCGAGAACGCCCCGGGGGCGGCGGTGACGGCGCGGGCCTGGACCGCAGGCGGTTCCTCGGGGCGACCGCGGCGGCCGGCGTCTGGGCCGCGGGCACGATGCTGGCGGGCTGCGACACGCCGTCCGACGGCGACCCGGGTACGCCGCCCGGCCCGTCCGAGGCTTCCCGTCCGGGCGACTCCGGCTGGCGCATCCGTTCGGCGGGTCCGCCCGAGGCCGCGCTCGGCTACACCGACAAGGTGAGCGTCCTGCCGGGCGAGGACTTCGGGCTGTACGTGTCCACCACCGCGCCGGGGTTCCGTGTCTCGGCGTACCGGATGGGCTGGTACGAAGGCGCGCAGGCCCGCCTGGTCTGGCGCTCCGGCAGGGTGGCCGGGCGCATCCAGGAAGATCCGGCTCTGGCTCCCGGCACGCGCACGGTACGGGCGGACTGGAAGCGCACGGTCCTCGTGCACACCGACGGCTGGCCGGAGGGTGCCTACCTGCTCCGCCTCGACGCGGAGAACGGTCACCAGCGATACGTCCCCCTGATCGTTCGCTCGGCGACCGCCAGTGGGAAGACCCTGCTGATCCATGCGCCGGCGACCTGGCAGGCGTACAACCTGTGGGGCGGCTACAGCCTCTACGAGGGCGCCGGCGCGTCGTACGGGACGCGTGCCCTGGCCGTCTCCTTCGCCCGGCCCTACGACAGCAACGGGGCCGAGAAGTTCCTGGTGTACGAGCGGGCCGTGGTCGTCCTCGCGGAGCGGCTGGGCCTACCGCTGGCGTACACCACCGGCCTCGACATCCACCGCGACCCGGCGGTGCTGCGGGGCGCCGTGTCCGCGGTCACGCTCGGCCACGACGAGTACTGGACACCCCAACAGCGGGCGTCCATGACCCGGGCCCGCGACACCGGCACCAACCTGGCCTTCCTCGGCGCCAACACCTGCTTCCGCCGGATCAGGATCGAGGACGGGGACCGCACCGTGGTCTGCTACAAGACCGACTACCGCCACGATCCCCTGTATCCCCGCCACGGCGCCCTGGTGACCACCGACTTCCGCCAGGTACCCGATCCCGACCCGGAATCGTCCTTGACGGGAGTCCTCTACGAGGGCTATCCCACAGACGCCCCCTATGTCGTCCGCAACGCCGGTCACTGGCTCTTCGCGGGCACCGGAGTGAAGCAGGGCGACTCCTTCCCCCACCTCGTCGGCGTCGAATACGACCGTGTCACCCCGGGAGCACTTCCGGACGCGGCGATCGAGATCGTCGCCCACTCCGCCCTGGTCTGCAACGGCAGACGAAGCCACTCCGATTCGGCGTACTACACGGTGCCGAGCGGGGCCGGCGTCTTCGCGTCCGGGACGATGCGGTGGGTCGAGGGCCTCATGGCCGGGACGGAGGAGAACGGGCGTAACCACGGCATGGACGCACGCACCGGAGCCTTCGTGACCCGCACCACCGAGAACCTGCTCCTGGCCTTCGCGGAGGGCCCGGCCGCGAAGGCCAGGCCGGCACCCCGCGACAACGTGCGCGAGGTCTACGGCTCGGCGTGAGACGGACGCGCATGCGCCGGCCGCCCGGCCGGAGCCACGCCGCGACCGTGGTCCACGAGGAGGGTGTGCCACGGTGCGACACCTCGTGGCGGAGGAAGCGGGCCACCGCCGCACACTTCGCGGCAGAGTCCCGGGTGCGCGTGGGGCAGGACAGCCGCGGTGAGCTGTACAAGGCGGTGCGCCGGAACGATCTGCCTCGGTCCCGTGCGGGCTGTTGCCTTCGGCCTGGGCGATCCAGCGGTGACGACTCCGGTCGCGGCGTCGGCGAAGGCTTCGACAGTTCGATCTTGAAGTCGCCGGCGTGGACGTCCTCCTTGATGTCGAGGACGTCCCTCAGCACGATGTCGCGGCCCCTGGCCATCAGCCGCTCCCGCTCCCCGCACATCCGGCCCGGCCGCCCCAGCCGGGTGCTCGGCGGAGCCGACCGGTCACCCGTGTCCGTACCGCCGCACAACGCCTCCATCCTGCCAGCTCCGTACGGGAACGAGGACGGACTGCGGAGGTCAGGATCCTGCACGCCGCCGAGCGGCTGCCAGACGCTGTACGAGGATGTCCCGC
It contains:
- the deoC gene encoding deoxyribose-phosphate aldolase gives rise to the protein MSETVTTAADQLQLTPAELAPYIQHTRIDPDATRDDMVAHAQEAITYGFNAAMVPASWLPVVVSELSGTGIGVASALDFPTVGVMTSAGKAAEAAEIARLGATQLDIGVQLGWLKSGRFDDFREDIAGVVRASGLPVKVMLELPLLTDAEKEAAIELAMEAGVSFLKNASSGQIETANPTSVRYLVDRARDGVQVKASGSIKTYRQSLELLRAGAVLLGTSAGTAIVTDTSDDSTVSY
- the rbsD gene encoding D-ribose pyranase, whose amino-acid sequence is MKRSGILHAELSGALATLGHTDLLMVVDAGFPIPRTAHRIDLAVAENLPDLRTVLGLIAEEVIVEGVVRAEDVPTRHPRLDEWLHGRFPDAEFTTRPHAEVLGELAHRAKVVVRTGAFEPWGNIGLFCGVDAPRWFGGEGVVVPEEYASRI
- a CDS encoding N,N-dimethylformamidase beta subunit family domain-containing protein, giving the protein MDVPTDAERERPGGGGDGAGLDRRRFLGATAAAGVWAAGTMLAGCDTPSDGDPGTPPGPSEASRPGDSGWRIRSAGPPEAALGYTDKVSVLPGEDFGLYVSTTAPGFRVSAYRMGWYEGAQARLVWRSGRVAGRIQEDPALAPGTRTVRADWKRTVLVHTDGWPEGAYLLRLDAENGHQRYVPLIVRSATASGKTLLIHAPATWQAYNLWGGYSLYEGAGASYGTRALAVSFARPYDSNGAEKFLVYERAVVVLAERLGLPLAYTTGLDIHRDPAVLRGAVSAVTLGHDEYWTPQQRASMTRARDTGTNLAFLGANTCFRRIRIEDGDRTVVCYKTDYRHDPLYPRHGALVTTDFRQVPDPDPESSLTGVLYEGYPTDAPYVVRNAGHWLFAGTGVKQGDSFPHLVGVEYDRVTPGALPDAAIEIVAHSALVCNGRRSHSDSAYYTVPSGAGVFASGTMRWVEGLMAGTEENGRNHGMDARTGAFVTRTTENLLLAFAEGPAAKARPAPRDNVREVYGSA
- a CDS encoding GntR family transcriptional regulator, with translation MTADEGGLPDIRRDVPTAIHVQISEHIRLRIAGGEWPAHYRLKSEPELALEFGVSRGTLRRALATLIKEGLLRQVRGRGTYVTSTVIEPAIAQKLSTLSEDFASQGVVTSTVVRECSLISPPRPVAALLDLNPGERQVLRLVRVRSTTEGPVALLFNFVRTDLAPGIEKTDFTSASLFGTLEGSHGLKIATARRTFSAEAASPETAEALALEPGSPVQYLQQVTYLADGRPVEYSDVWIHSGRLRVTSLLLRR